In Synechocystis sp. PCC 6714, the following are encoded in one genomic region:
- the grrP gene encoding extracellular substrate binding-like orphan protein GrrP: MLKQLSATFIGLLLATVGAQAAIAETVMEKIIRTGNLTIGANLDNVPFSYINENNEVVGYSIDIADRIREEVGKELGRDVVLQIVEVQDMSDALPKVKAGELDIVCDTAFTWERDRYVDFTVSYAVAGIQLLVPNDTPINSRETLMGRRVAVVPNTIVEDAIKVIQDDIEVVPVTSVRAGMEALKKGTVDAVAGDGIQMGGLRQVLDMPNTKVIPQPAEIRYGVGCMVQENNSGFLRLANRALVRLAEGYIHGDPEDVAIVDKWIGSEGLVPADNDKLRQFFNYLVVTHEQVMEPQK; encoded by the coding sequence ATGTTGAAGCAGTTGTCCGCCACCTTCATTGGACTGTTACTAGCTACGGTGGGAGCCCAGGCGGCGATCGCCGAAACGGTAATGGAAAAAATTATCCGTACAGGGAACCTAACCATCGGGGCCAACCTGGATAATGTCCCCTTTTCCTACATCAACGAAAACAACGAGGTGGTGGGTTACTCCATTGACATTGCTGATCGTATCCGGGAGGAAGTGGGCAAAGAATTAGGCCGGGATGTGGTTTTGCAGATCGTCGAAGTGCAGGATATGAGCGATGCCTTACCAAAGGTTAAAGCCGGAGAGCTAGACATTGTCTGTGACACTGCCTTTACCTGGGAAAGGGACCGCTATGTGGATTTTACCGTTAGCTATGCAGTGGCGGGCATTCAACTGTTAGTTCCCAATGACACCCCCATCAATTCCCGCGAAACACTGATGGGGCGGAGGGTCGCCGTAGTACCCAACACCATTGTGGAGGATGCAATCAAGGTTATCCAAGACGACATTGAGGTGGTCCCCGTCACCAGTGTGCGTGCCGGCATGGAAGCGTTGAAGAAAGGTACTGTGGATGCCGTGGCTGGGGATGGCATTCAAATGGGAGGACTGCGGCAGGTTTTGGATATGCCCAACACCAAAGTTATTCCTCAACCGGCGGAAATTAGGTATGGCGTTGGCTGTATGGTACAGGAAAATAATTCTGGCTTTTTGCGCCTGGCCAATCGGGCCCTGGTGCGGCTAGCGGAGGGTTATATTCACGGTGACCCGGAGGATGTGGCCATTGTCGACAAATGGATTGGCAGCGAAGGACTTGTGCCCGCAGACAACGATAAGCTACGGCAATTTTTCAATTACCTAGTGGTTACCCATGAGCAGGTGATGGAGCCCCAAAAATAG
- a CDS encoding precorrin-2 C(20)-methyltransferase produces MTFGILHGVSVGPGDPELITLKGLKILQSCPVVAFPAGLQGRSGIAEKIIHSYLNTEQITLPLQFPYVQTTEILEQAWQEAAAEVWLYLEKGWDVAFACEGDISFYSTFTYLAQTLKTNHPQLKVNYVAGVSSPFAGASTLGLPLTCQEEKLAILPALYCPEELEKTLDWAEVVVLMKVRLVYEQVWQILADRKLLNRAWVLEKISTTEEKIYHPLTNYPQLSLSYFSLVLIKQN; encoded by the coding sequence ATGACTTTTGGTATTCTCCACGGCGTTAGTGTGGGCCCCGGCGATCCGGAATTAATCACCCTCAAGGGATTAAAAATTTTACAATCCTGCCCCGTGGTAGCTTTTCCAGCCGGTTTACAAGGGCGATCGGGAATCGCCGAAAAAATTATTCATTCCTACCTAAACACCGAACAAATTACCCTGCCCCTACAGTTTCCCTATGTGCAAACAACGGAAATTTTAGAGCAGGCTTGGCAAGAAGCAGCGGCGGAAGTTTGGCTTTATTTGGAAAAAGGTTGGGATGTGGCCTTTGCCTGTGAAGGGGATATCAGTTTTTACAGCACCTTTACCTACCTTGCCCAAACCCTGAAAACCAATCATCCCCAATTGAAAGTTAACTATGTTGCCGGGGTTAGTTCCCCCTTTGCTGGGGCTTCCACTCTCGGTTTACCATTGACTTGCCAAGAGGAAAAGTTAGCGATTTTGCCGGCACTATATTGCCCAGAAGAACTGGAGAAAACGCTCGATTGGGCTGAGGTAGTGGTGTTGATGAAAGTCCGGTTAGTATATGAACAGGTGTGGCAAATCCTAGCAGATAGAAAACTTTTAAACCGTGCTTGGGTGTTAGAAAAAATCTCTACTACCGAAGAGAAAATTTATCATCCTTTAACTAATTATCCCCAATTATCGCTGTCCTATTTTTCCCTGGTATTGATCAAGCAGAATTAA
- a CDS encoding fumarylacetoacetate hydrolase family protein — MVQRYVRIQANAGTVHYGLFQLDHSVILLSAAPWLGGQALDIAISEGDYRLLAPCEPSKIVAVGRNYRAHAAELGNDVPAEPLLFFKPPSAIAADQEEIVYPPQSQRVDYEGELAVIIGKQVKNISEEEAVGAIWGYTIANDITARDLQRQDSQWTRAKGFDGFCPLGPWVVRQIDPEAHLQTTVNDEETPRQATAISDMVFTPPVLVSYISQVMTLYPGDVILTGTPEGISSLQVGDKVDVEIEGIGNLTNIIVAPTPPAPELPEAVELQVDS; from the coding sequence ATGGTCCAACGTTACGTTCGTATCCAGGCTAATGCCGGCACTGTCCATTACGGTTTGTTCCAATTGGATCACAGTGTAATTTTGTTAAGCGCGGCACCTTGGTTGGGGGGCCAAGCCTTGGATATTGCCATCAGTGAAGGGGATTATCGTTTACTCGCCCCCTGTGAACCCTCCAAAATTGTGGCGGTGGGGCGCAATTACCGGGCCCATGCGGCGGAACTGGGCAATGACGTGCCAGCGGAACCCCTGTTATTTTTCAAACCCCCTTCGGCGATCGCCGCTGACCAGGAAGAGATCGTTTACCCGCCCCAGTCCCAACGGGTGGACTACGAAGGGGAGTTGGCAGTCATTATCGGCAAACAGGTGAAAAACATTAGCGAAGAAGAAGCGGTTGGGGCTATTTGGGGCTACACCATTGCTAACGATATTACGGCCAGGGATTTACAGCGGCAGGATTCCCAGTGGACGAGGGCTAAGGGCTTTGATGGTTTTTGTCCCCTGGGGCCCTGGGTGGTGCGTCAGATTGACCCCGAGGCCCATTTGCAAACCACCGTCAACGATGAGGAGACTCCCCGGCAAGCTACGGCTATCAGCGATATGGTGTTTACTCCCCCCGTGTTGGTGAGCTACATTTCCCAGGTGATGACCCTCTACCCCGGGGACGTGATTTTGACCGGCACCCCGGAAGGCATTAGTTCCCTCCAGGTGGGGGATAAAGTGGATGTGGAAATTGAGGGCATTGGCAATTTGACTAACATAATCGTTGCGCCCACCCCACCTGCCCCAGAATTACCGGAAGCGGTGGAATTACAAGTAGATAGTTGA
- the grrA gene encoding GrrA/OscA1 family cyclophane-containing rSAM-modified RiPP — MAINNRSSWTAFVIALTAVGTVAEPGNALRTNPQNALSTRLNNLSSALQQRANQMPQQETPVNRVDLQAGFANGGGGGGFGNARRGGWADGSGGGGFANVGRGGWGDGNSGGGFVNVNNPWGNGWGDAGGFVNRGGGGGFVNRW, encoded by the coding sequence ATGGCTATCAATAATCGCTCTAGCTGGACGGCATTTGTAATTGCCCTAACGGCGGTGGGAACAGTGGCCGAACCCGGCAATGCCCTGAGAACTAACCCCCAGAATGCCCTTTCGACCCGGTTAAACAACCTCAGCTCAGCTTTACAGCAGAGGGCTAATCAAATGCCCCAACAGGAAACCCCCGTCAATCGGGTCGACCTACAGGCTGGTTTTGCCAATGGTGGCGGCGGTGGTGGTTTCGGTAATGCCCGTCGGGGAGGATGGGCCGATGGTTCTGGAGGTGGTGGCTTTGCCAATGTAGGGCGAGGTGGTTGGGGCGATGGTAATAGTGGAGGTGGTTTCGTCAATGTCAATAATCCCTGGGGCAATGGTTGGGGGGATGCCGGCGGTTTTGTTAACCGTGGTGGTGGCGGCGGTTTTGTTAATCGCTGGTAA
- a CDS encoding HEAT repeat domain-containing protein — MSEPNLNPAYTLDQAIANLQQTEDASARYYAAWWIGRFRAAQPETIAALLVALEDETDRSPDGGYPLRRNAAKALGKLGDRQVVPALIKALDCDDYYVRESAAQALEGLGDNRAIEPLMAKLRGGLEAAQLVEGKPHLAQPYEAIIEALGTLQATPAIGQIEPFLEHFSAKVQYAAARALFQLTGEHYYGDRLISALGGTDLQLRRSAMMDLGATGYLPGAQAIAKTFAENSLKLIALRDLWSSYRQGRSDSESLTPASVEILTLMDSLL; from the coding sequence ATGAGTGAACCCAACCTTAACCCTGCCTATACCCTCGACCAGGCGATCGCCAATCTGCAGCAAACAGAAGATGCCAGTGCCCGTTACTATGCGGCCTGGTGGATTGGTCGTTTTCGCGCTGCCCAGCCGGAAACCATTGCTGCTTTGTTAGTAGCCCTGGAAGATGAGACTGATCGCTCCCCGGACGGTGGTTATCCCCTACGACGGAATGCGGCCAAAGCCTTGGGAAAATTAGGCGATCGCCAGGTGGTGCCAGCTTTGATCAAAGCATTGGACTGTGACGATTACTATGTGCGGGAGTCAGCGGCCCAGGCCTTGGAGGGTTTGGGGGATAATCGGGCCATCGAACCCCTGATGGCCAAATTAAGAGGGGGACTGGAAGCGGCCCAACTTGTGGAGGGTAAGCCCCATTTGGCCCAACCCTACGAAGCGATCATTGAAGCCCTTGGCACTCTCCAGGCCACCCCTGCCATTGGACAAATTGAGCCATTTTTAGAGCATTTTTCCGCCAAAGTTCAATACGCTGCTGCCCGGGCCCTATTCCAACTGACGGGGGAGCATTACTACGGTGATCGCCTCATCAGCGCCCTAGGAGGCACAGACCTGCAATTACGCCGTTCCGCCATGATGGATTTAGGGGCCACTGGTTATTTACCCGGTGCCCAGGCGATCGCCAAAACCTTTGCGGAAAACAGTTTGAAGTTAATTGCTTTACGGGATTTGTGGTCAAGTTATCGGCAAGGGCGTTCTGACTCAGAAAGCTTAACCCCAGCCAGTGTAGAAATTTTAACTTTAATGGATAGTTTGCTCTAA
- the rpsF gene encoding 30S ribosomal protein S6, whose product MLVNSYELMVILRPDLNEERVSQEVTKYQEFLTNNAAEEVSVKVWGKRRLAYQIRRFNDGIYVLFNFNGDGQQIALIERDMRLNDNVMRFLSIKLTPEKPEKEKKAKAVAVEA is encoded by the coding sequence GTGCTTGTGAATAGTTACGAACTGATGGTAATTCTCCGCCCCGACCTTAACGAAGAACGGGTGAGCCAAGAAGTTACCAAATACCAAGAATTCTTAACCAACAATGCCGCCGAGGAAGTATCGGTGAAGGTGTGGGGTAAACGCCGTCTAGCTTACCAAATCCGTCGCTTTAACGATGGCATTTACGTTTTATTCAATTTCAATGGCGATGGTCAGCAGATTGCTTTAATTGAACGGGATATGCGTCTTAACGATAATGTGATGCGCTTTTTGAGCATTAAACTCACCCCCGAAAAGCCGGAAAAAGAGAAAAAAGCCAAAGCTGTGGCCGTAGAAGCTTAA
- the grrM gene encoding cyclophane-forming radical SAM/SPASM peptide maturase GrrM/OscB: MQSLVKQTQTIPSAIDITKFGPTNLIIIQPTSYCNLDCDYCYLPDRHLKNHLPLALLEPIMQAIFASPFTTSNFSLCWHAGEPLAAGLEFYRQAFAQIEAYGEKYNHRQLWFDHSFQSNGILVNQAWCDLFKQYPVHVGISLDGPAFLHDKHRKTRTGRGSHAATMRGIEWLQKNDICHSVIAVLTEESLDYPDEIFHFFRDHNLLDVGFNMEETEGINTESSLNKQGTLQRYRQFLERFWQLASASEPEFRVREFESLCSLIYTEDRLDHTDMNRPFAIVSIDHRGNFSTFDPELLAIKTPQYGDFIFGNVLTDSFESVCQTEKFQSIYRDMTEGVEKCRQTCDYFGLCGGGAGSNKFWENGSFNSTETLACRFRIQQVAEVVIGALEESLGLT, translated from the coding sequence ATGCAAAGCTTAGTCAAACAAACCCAAACCATCCCTTCCGCCATAGACATCACTAAATTTGGGCCCACCAATTTAATTATTATCCAACCTACTTCCTATTGCAATCTAGACTGTGATTACTGTTATTTACCCGATCGCCATTTAAAAAACCATTTACCTTTGGCGCTTTTAGAGCCAATCATGCAGGCAATTTTTGCTAGTCCTTTCACCACCAGTAACTTTAGTTTGTGTTGGCATGCGGGGGAACCATTGGCCGCTGGGCTAGAATTTTACCGTCAAGCCTTTGCCCAGATTGAAGCCTACGGGGAAAAGTATAATCACCGCCAACTCTGGTTTGATCATTCTTTTCAGAGCAATGGTATTTTAGTTAACCAAGCTTGGTGTGATTTATTTAAACAATATCCTGTCCATGTAGGTATTAGTTTGGACGGCCCAGCTTTTCTCCACGATAAACACCGTAAAACCAGAACTGGTCGAGGTAGCCATGCTGCCACCATGCGGGGCATTGAATGGTTGCAAAAAAATGATATTTGTCATAGTGTCATTGCTGTTTTAACCGAGGAATCCTTGGATTATCCCGACGAGATTTTCCATTTTTTCCGGGATCATAACCTGTTGGATGTGGGTTTTAATATGGAGGAAACAGAAGGCATTAATACAGAATCGTCTCTTAATAAGCAAGGCACTTTGCAAAGATATCGACAATTCCTGGAAAGATTTTGGCAATTGGCCAGTGCCAGTGAACCGGAATTTAGGGTGAGAGAATTTGAATCTTTATGTAGTTTGATCTACACCGAAGATAGATTAGACCACACCGATATGAATCGTCCCTTTGCCATTGTTAGTATTGACCACCGGGGTAATTTTTCCACTTTTGATCCAGAATTATTAGCCATTAAAACTCCCCAGTATGGTGATTTTATTTTTGGTAATGTCTTAACGGATTCCTTTGAATCTGTCTGTCAAACGGAAAAGTTTCAGTCTATTTATCGGGATATGACCGAGGGGGTAGAAAAATGTCGCCAAACCTGTGATTACTTTGGCCTATGTGGCGGCGGTGCTGGTAGTAATAAATTTTGGGAAAATGGTAGTTTCAACTCCACCGAAACCCTAGCCTGTCGTTTTCGCATTCAACAGGTGGCGGAGGTGGTAATTGGAGCTTTGGAAGAGTCCCTAGGGTTAACTTAA
- a CDS encoding hydrogenase maturation protease produces the protein MAGESTKSTLIIGYGNTLRGDDGVGRYLAEEIDQQNWPHCRVISTHQLTPELAEAIAAVDRVIFIDAQCHENQDSPTVELKALHLPTPEQLSGQLGHRGSPWELIALAKILYGAGVEAWWVLIPAFAFDYGETLSPLTAEAQAEALTKIRPLALGEI, from the coding sequence ATGGCAGGCGAATCCACCAAGTCCACTTTAATCATTGGTTACGGCAACACCCTACGGGGGGACGACGGCGTGGGGCGTTACCTAGCCGAAGAAATTGATCAGCAAAACTGGCCCCATTGTCGGGTTATTTCCACCCATCAACTCACCCCAGAATTGGCCGAGGCGATCGCCGCCGTGGACCGGGTAATTTTCATTGATGCCCAGTGCCATGAGAATCAAGATTCACCTACAGTGGAACTCAAGGCGCTACACCTACCAACACCGGAGCAATTGTCAGGACAACTGGGACATCGGGGAAGCCCTTGGGAGTTAATTGCCCTGGCTAAAATTCTCTATGGGGCCGGAGTGGAAGCGTGGTGGGTACTCATTCCCGCGTTTGCCTTTGACTATGGAGAAACACTGTCCCCCCTGACCGCAGAGGCCCAGGCGGAAGCTTTAACCAAAATTCGCCCATTGGCGCTGGGGGAGATTTAG
- the grrA gene encoding GrrA/OscA1 family cyclophane-containing rSAM-modified RiPP, translating into MNSNQLGWTAFLVAIAGMTSPPTQAATTDHHGLGQNTTIESRIARIHSTLQNTTDNGENNNPAENTSQAPQNPMQVAIGWGNGRGGGTFVNLGRGGWGNGRGGGGFGNINPWRNGWGDRGGFYNRRWPDGGGFINRW; encoded by the coding sequence ATGAACTCAAACCAACTTGGCTGGACTGCTTTTCTTGTGGCGATCGCCGGGATGACATCCCCTCCAACCCAGGCTGCCACCACCGACCACCATGGGCTAGGACAAAATACCACCATTGAGTCCCGTATTGCCCGTATCCATTCCACCCTTCAGAACACCACTGATAATGGAGAGAACAATAATCCGGCGGAAAATACTTCCCAGGCACCCCAAAACCCCATGCAGGTGGCGATCGGTTGGGGGAATGGCCGAGGTGGCGGTACATTTGTCAACCTAGGTAGAGGGGGCTGGGGCAATGGCCGAGGCGGCGGTGGCTTCGGCAATATCAATCCTTGGCGCAACGGCTGGGGCGATCGGGGAGGCTTTTACAATCGTCGTTGGCCTGATGGAGGCGGCTTCATCAACCGTTGGTAA